ACCCACGACGCTCAGGGAGAAGTTTCTGGGCGGGCGGGGGCTTGACGCTTACCTGCTCTACAACCACGTGCCTCCTGCGTGCGATCCCCTGGGTCCGGCAAACGTGTTGATCGTGAGCAGCGGGCTCATAGGCGGGCTCATTGCGTCGTCGTCAGGGAGAAGTCACATCATGGCGAAATCGCCCCTTACAGGCTTCGTCGGTTCGAGCAACATCGGAGGGTACTTTGCGCCGGAGCTCCGTTTTGCGGGTTTCGATCACCTCATTATCAAGGGGAAGGCTTCGTCGCCCTCGTATCTCTGGATTCACGACGGAGAGATAGAACTGCGGGACGCAACAGGTCTCTGGGGCAAAGATGTCTTTGAGACACAGCGGACAATCGAACGGGAACTGCAGGACACCGGGGTTCAAACCCTGTGTATCGGCCCTGCCGGCGAAAAGCTGGTGCGCTTTGCCACGATCATGACCGGTTTCAAGAATGCTGCCGGCAGGACCGGCATGGGCGCGGTCATGGGCAGCAAGAACCTGAAGGCTATCGTCGCCAGGGGAAGAGGCGGTATCGAAATCGACAACCCCCGGGAGGCCATCGCCTATAACAAGAGCATCAACAACCAGATATTGTCCACGAAAATTGGCAGCATCATGCAGAAATGGGGCACGCTCTTCATCTACGGCGCCACCAATCCGATGGGGTTCGTGAGAACAAACAACTTTCTTTCGAATCAGCTGGAGGACGGGGAGGGTCTCGAAGCGGAGAATATTGAGGAGGTGCTGGTAGGGCACGGCGCCTGCTTCGGCTGCCAGGTGCATTGCAGATCGCGTTACCTCTTGAAGGAGGGGAGGTTCGCGGGCACCTACGCGGAAGGCCCCGAGTATTCAAGTCAGGGTGCCTTCGGCTCTATGGTGGGTTGCAGAGACCTGAACACGGTACTCGCGTGCAACCACCTCGTGAACCGCGAGGGCATTGATACGCTCGAGACGGGCAACATGATTGCCTGGGCCATGGAGCTGTTCGAAAAGGGGATCATCACCCGGGCTGACACCGACGGTATCGATCTGCACTTCGGGAATGACCATGCGGTGATCGAGATGGTAGAGCGTATAGCCGCGCGAACAGGCTTTGGCAGCGTGCTTGCCGAAGGGCCGCTGCGGGCTGCGCAGGCTGTGGGGCGAGGTTCGGAGTATTACCTGGTTCAGGTGAAAGGGATGAGCAATCTTCACTCTGACGAGAGGCCGACCCCTGCGCTTGCACTGGGAATCGCAACGTCTTCGCGGGGCGCTGATCATATAAGGTCGAGACCCGGTATCGACGTTTATAACCTGCCGCTTGCGGTCCTGGAGCGGGTATACCGGGATAACCCGGCTCCCTATTCCGGCCCCATAGTCAACCGTATGGACTCTTACGAGGGTAAGGCATGGATGGTCGTCTGGCAGGAGCACAACTATATGGCGGTCGATGCGCTCGGCGTTTGCAAATTTCATACGGTGTTCATGAGCCCCAATCTTCCTTCGTTCCCAGAATTCTCAAAATTGGTAGCCCTCAACACCGGGCTTTCCCTCACACCTCTCCAGATATGGGATGCAGCTAACCGGAGCTATACGCTGGAGCGCATGTTTAACATC
Above is a window of Syntrophorhabdales bacterium DNA encoding:
- a CDS encoding aldehyde ferredoxin oxidoreductase family protein, producing the protein MAFQGKLALIDLSDRSVSIKEIPTTLREKFLGGRGLDAYLLYNHVPPACDPLGPANVLIVSSGLIGGLIASSSGRSHIMAKSPLTGFVGSSNIGGYFAPELRFAGFDHLIIKGKASSPSYLWIHDGEIELRDATGLWGKDVFETQRTIERELQDTGVQTLCIGPAGEKLVRFATIMTGFKNAAGRTGMGAVMGSKNLKAIVARGRGGIEIDNPREAIAYNKSINNQILSTKIGSIMQKWGTLFIYGATNPMGFVRTNNFLSNQLEDGEGLEAENIEEVLVGHGACFGCQVHCRSRYLLKEGRFAGTYAEGPEYSSQGAFGSMVGCRDLNTVLACNHLVNREGIDTLETGNMIAWAMELFEKGIITRADTDGIDLHFGNDHAVIEMVERIAARTGFGSVLAEGPLRAAQAVGRGSEYYLVQVKGMSNLHSDERPTPALALGIATSSRGADHIRSRPGIDVYNLPLAVLERVYRDNPAPYSGPIVNRMDSYEGKAWMVVWQEHNYMAVDALGVCKFHTVFMSPNLPSFPEFSKLVALNTGLSLTPLQIWDAANRSYTLERMFNIREGLTRAHDTLPERYFTVPTPAGSPMARGKCIDRGKFERMLDEYYELHEWDAAGVPTRRLLKRLGIDSEPSHLL